GAGGCGCTCGTCGGCGGCCTGCTGGCCGCCGGGTGGGCCGAGGCCGCCGACCTCCTCGTCGTCGAGAAGCTGGCCGGCCGGCGCGACGAGCTGGCCGAGCGGTTCCCCGGCGTCGGCGTGGCCGGGGAGGCCGAGCCCGCCGACGGCGCCGTCGTGGCCGTGAAGCCCGACGACGCCGAGCCCGCCTGCCGGTCCCTCGCCCCGGTCGACCGGGTGCTCTCGATCATGGCCGGGGTCCGCCTGGACGCCCTGGAGTCGTGGCTGCCGGCCGGCACCCGGGTGGTGCGGGCCATGCCGAACACGCCGGCGCTGGTCGGGGCGGGCGCGGCGGCCGTCGCCCCCGGCACGGCGGCCGGCGACGACGACCTGGCCTGGGCCGAGGAGGTGCTCGGGGCCGTCGGCGTCGTCGTCCGGGTGAAGGAGGCGCTGCTCGACGCCGTGACCGGCCTGTCCGGCTCCGGGCCGGCCTACGTGTTCCTGGTGGCCGAGGCCCTCGTCGAGGCCGGCGTGCTCGTCGGCCTGCCCCGCGACGTCAGCGCCACCCTGGCCGTGCAGACCCTGCTCGGCTCGGCCCGGCTGCTGGCCGAGGGCGACGCCGGCCCCGAGGCGCTGCGGGCGGCGGTGACGTCGCCCGGCGGCACGACGGCGGCCGGGCTGCGGGCCCTCGAGGCGGCCGGCGTGCGGGCCGCCTTCCTCGACGCCGTCGTGGCCGCCACCGACCGGTCCCGCCAGCTGGGTGCGAGGTGACGCGATGACCTACTCCACCGTCTCGTTCCTGTCCGACTACGGGCTCGACGACGAGTTCGTCGGCGTCGTGAAGGCCGTCATCCACGACCTGGCGCCGGACGCCACGATCATCGACCTCACCCACGGGATCCCGCCCCACGACGTGCGGGCCGGCTCGCTCGCCCTGGCCAGGGCCATCCAGTACGTGCCGGCCGGCGTGGTGCTGGCCGTGGTCGACCCCGGGGTCGGCACGGCCAGGCGGGCGGTGGCCGTCGAGGTGGCGGGCGGGGCCGGCGTGCTCGTCGGGCCGGACAACGGGCTGCTCGCCCCGGCCGTGTCGCTCGCCGGCGGGGCCGAGCGGGCCGTGTCGCTGACCAGCACCGAGCACCAGCTGCCGGCGCCCGGCCCGACCTTCGCCGGCCGGGACGTGTTCGCCCCCGCCGCCGCCCACCTGTGCGCCGGCGTCCCCCTCGAGGCCCTCGGCGACCCGATCGACCCGGCCGGGCTGCTCCCCGGCGTCGTCCCCCTCACGAGGATCGAGGACGGCGACCTGCACGCCGAGGTGCTGTGGGTCGACCGCTACGGCAACGCCCAGCTGAACGTCAGCCCCGAGGAGGTCGAGGACTACGGCGACCGCATCGGGCTGCGGATGGGCGAGACCCGGCGGACCGGGGTGCGGGCCGACGCCTACGCGGCGATCGGCACCGGGCAGATCGGGCTGGTGGTCGACTCCTACGGCCTCGTGTCGATCGCCCTCGACCGGCGCTCGGCGGCCGAGGAGCTGCGCCTCGCGCCGGGCGACACCGTCGTCCTCGAGCGGCTGGAGGACGGCGGCGGCGGCGCCGGTAACGTCGGCGGGGTGACGACCCCGGTCACCCTCCGCCCCCGCGAGCGCCCGCAGTGAGGACCGGCACGACGATCGCCGTCGCCGTCCTGCTGCTCATGATCTTCGGCGCGGCGTTCGTGCAGTTCGTCGTCCTGGCCCGCTAGAGCTTCGCGGCGATCACGTCACGGCGGAAGCGGCGGGCGCCCCGCAGGGTGAGCACGGCGGCCACCAGCCACACGAGGGCGCCGATGGCGACGGCGACGGGCAGGTCGACGAGCAGCAGGCCGGTGGCCTGGCCGACGGCGAGGAAGATCAGCGGCAGGATCACGGCCCCGCCCAGCTGGTTGGCCTCCTGCGCGGTCCTCGCCCTGGCCGACACCCGCACCATCACGCCGAGGCCGAGCGCGGCGACGGCCGGGGCCACCCAGAAGATCATCACCAGCCACAGCCGGGTGGGCACGAACACGCGGTGCATCACCGGCCAGGCCACCCCGTTGGCGACGACGGCGAAGCACACGAACCCGGCCCAGGAGACGACGACGGCGGGGACGAACGCGCCGAGCAGCTTGGCCAGGAACAAGTCGCGGTCGGCGACGGGCAGGTGGAGGAGCGACTCCAGCGTCCTGCGCTCCTTCTCGCCGGCGAACGTGTCGGCGGCCAGCACGGCCGAGACCATCATCGGCACGATCAGGAACAGCGGGGCCAGCAGGTAGCCGTTCACGAGCACGAGCAGCTGCTCCCGGGCCGGCAGGCGCAGGATCGGGGCGGCCAGGTCGCCGGGGATCGAGTCGAGGAAGTCCGACACGCCCGGCGCCTCCTGGCCCCTCGCCGCCAGGCCGATGCCGAGCGGGAGGACGACGAGCAGGAGCAGCGGCACGAGCACCATCGGGATCACGACGGCCTTCGACCGGCGCACGGCCGTCAGGTCCTTCACGACGACGGCCCGCACCACCCGCCAGTCGATGCCCGTCACCGGCGCTCCTCGGCCGCGATCTCGGCCTCGACGGCGAAGTACACGTCCTCCAGCGTGCGGGGCCGGGGCACGGCGGCGTAGACGGGCACGCCCGCGCCGACGAGGGCGGCGACGACCGCCGGCAGCACGTCCCTCGCCTCGACCTTGACCAGCGCTCCCTCCGGCGACGGCTCGGCGGCCAGCACCCCGCGGACGGCCCGCACGGCGGCCAGCGCCCCGTCGGCCGGCGGGCCGCCGAGGTCGACGGCGGCGTCGAGGCCGTGCCAGATGGCGGCG
The nucleotide sequence above comes from Acidimicrobiales bacterium. Encoded proteins:
- the proC gene encoding pyrroline-5-carboxylate reductase gives rise to the protein MANGRRLVVVGGGRMGEALVGGLLAAGWAEAADLLVVEKLAGRRDELAERFPGVGVAGEAEPADGAVVAVKPDDAEPACRSLAPVDRVLSIMAGVRLDALESWLPAGTRVVRAMPNTPALVGAGAAAVAPGTAAGDDDLAWAEEVLGAVGVVVRVKEALLDAVTGLSGSGPAYVFLVAEALVEAGVLVGLPRDVSATLAVQTLLGSARLLAEGDAGPEALRAAVTSPGGTTAAGLRALEAAGVRAAFLDAVVAATDRSRQLGAR
- a CDS encoding SAM-dependent chlorinase/fluorinase yields the protein MTYSTVSFLSDYGLDDEFVGVVKAVIHDLAPDATIIDLTHGIPPHDVRAGSLALARAIQYVPAGVVLAVVDPGVGTARRAVAVEVAGGAGVLVGPDNGLLAPAVSLAGGAERAVSLTSTEHQLPAPGPTFAGRDVFAPAAAHLCAGVPLEALGDPIDPAGLLPGVVPLTRIEDGDLHAEVLWVDRYGNAQLNVSPEEVEDYGDRIGLRMGETRRTGVRADAYAAIGTGQIGLVVDSYGLVSIALDRRSAAEELRLAPGDTVVLERLEDGGGGAGNVGGVTTPVTLRPRERPQ
- a CDS encoding ABC transporter permease subunit, giving the protein MTGIDWRVVRAVVVKDLTAVRRSKAVVIPMVLVPLLLLVVLPLGIGLAARGQEAPGVSDFLDSIPGDLAAPILRLPAREQLLVLVNGYLLAPLFLIVPMMVSAVLAADTFAGEKERRTLESLLHLPVADRDLFLAKLLGAFVPAVVVSWAGFVCFAVVANGVAWPVMHRVFVPTRLWLVMIFWVAPAVAALGLGVMVRVSARARTAQEANQLGGAVILPLIFLAVGQATGLLLVDLPVAVAIGALVWLVAAVLTLRGARRFRRDVIAAKL